One window of the Salvia miltiorrhiza cultivar Shanhuang (shh) chromosome 6, IMPLAD_Smil_shh, whole genome shotgun sequence genome contains the following:
- the LOC130990492 gene encoding uncharacterized protein LOC130990492: MQRLFGIEINYSFALRARNIAIEMTYGDFGNSYQMLPSYLYMLRMSNPGTLYDLEMKDDGKFHHMFVALGQSVATFEKGYLRPVIVVDGTHLKGRNGGILFVAVTKDGNEAIFPLAVGLGPIENDESWTWFFHRLRTCFGQPDDLLIVSDQHKSIRNAVECVYPNVPHGLCYYHLQKNLAHYGQHVAAVFKAAAYSYRSDDFQRNFSALQLLKVNAHTRLGTIGVEKWARSKCPVRRTSFMTSNAAEMMNSRLLWARRLPVASLIETYRAIMEKWFDRRCISAASRSHELTEVVEEKLHVAVEAGRQLAVRGTTTHMFSVEDDHAFYIVDLENRTCSCA; the protein is encoded by the coding sequence ATGCAGCGCTTATTCGGTATTGAGATCAATTACAGCTTCGCTCTCCGTGCAAGAAATATCGCGATTGAGATGACGTATGGTGATTTTGGGAACTCGTATCAGATGCTCCCATCGTATTTGTATATGCTGAGAATGAGTAATCCCGGCACATTATACGACCTTGAGATGAAGGATGATGGCAAGTTCCATCATATGTTTGTTGCACTTGGACAGAGTGTGGCTACCTTTGAGAAGGGTTACTTGAGGCCGGTCATCGTCGTAGACGGGACCCATCTGAAGGGAAGGAACGGCGGCATTTTGTTCGTCGCTGTTACAAAGGATGGGAACGAAGCAATATTTCCTCTCGCAGTTGGGCTTGGTCCTATCGAGAACGACGAGTCTTGGACTTGGTTCTTCCACCGACTGCGGACTTGCTTTGGTCAGCCGGATGATCTCTTGATTGTGTCTGATCAGCACAAGAGCATCAGAAATGCTGTGGAGTGTGTATACCCGAACGTCCCTCACGGGTTGTGCTATTACCATCTGCAGAAGAATCTCGCGCATTATGGGCAGCATGTAGCTGCAGTCTTCAAAGCAGCGGCATATTCCTATCGATCAGACGATTTTCAAAGGAATTTTTCTGCGCTTCAACTACTGAAAGTCAACGCGCACACACGTCTCGGCACTATTGGTGTGGAGAAATGGGCCAGGTCCAAGTGCCCTGTACGACGCACGAGCTTCATGACGTCGAATGCTGCCGAGATGATGAACAGTAGACTGTTGTGGGCACGACGCCTCCCGGTTGCTTCATTGATCGAGACCTATCGAGCCATTATGGAGAAATGGTTCGATAGGCGATGCATCTCGGCTGCATCGAGGTCACATGAGTTGACTGAGGTAGTAGAGGAAAAGTTGCATGTGGCTGTCGAAGCGGGTCGGCAATTGGCTGTTCGAGGGACGACGACGCACATGtttagtgttgaggatgatCATGCATTCTACATTGTCGATCTCGAGAATCGGACTTGTAGTTGTGCTTAG
- the LOC130988671 gene encoding basic leucine zipper 43-like gives MNLEYHTNTMQANQMSELQYLLQSNLDPFPNPLYQLCSAAQEPSPKWACLSSNSTTSDEAEEMSIINERKQRRMISNRESARRSRMRKQRHLDELWSQVVCLRNENQHLMEKLNHALETHDRLLRENAQVKEEASELRHMLANMHLNPNHLPSTSQFH, from the coding sequence ATGAATCTTGAGTACCACACAAACACAATGCAAGCAAACCAGATGAGCGAGCTTCAGTATCTCCTACAATCCAACCTCGACCCATTCCCCAACCCTCTCTACCAGCTGTGCAGTGCTGCTCAGGAACCGAGCCCGAAATGGGCGTGCCTGAGCAGCAACTCCACCACCTCGGACGAAGCAGAGGAGATGAGCATCATCAACGAGAGGAAGCAGCGCAGGATGATCTCCAACAGGGAGTCGGCGAGGCGATCCAGGATGCGGAAGCAGCGCCACCTGGACGAGCTCTGGTCGCAGGTGGTCTGCCTCAGGAATGAGAACCAGCACCTGATGGAGAAGCTCAACCACGCCTTGGAGACCCATGATCGGCTGCTACGCGAGAATGCGCAGGTTAAAGAGGAAGCGTCCGAGCTTCGTCACATGCTCGCTAACATGCACCTCAATCCCAATCATTTGCCATCAACTTCTCAATTTCACTGA